The genomic stretch CCTGACCCAGCCCGAGGACGGCGGCCTGCCGGACTCCGAGGACCTCGTCCCGCTGTTCCAGACGATCCTCGACACCATCCCGGCGCCGACGTACGACCCCGAGACGCCGCTGCAGGCGCACGTCACCAACCTCGACGCCTCCCCGTTCCTCGGCCGCCTCGCGCTGCTGCGCGTGTTCTCCGGTGAGCTCGTCAAGGGCCAGACCGTCGCGTGGTGCAAGCACGACGGGTCCATGGAGCGCGTGCGCATCACCGAGCTGCTCGTCACCGAGGCCGTCAGCCGCGTGCCCGGCGAGAAGGCCGGCCCCGGCGACATCGTCGCGGTCGCCGGGATCGAGGGCATCACCATCGGCGAGACCCTCGCCGACCCCGAGGACCCGCGCCCGCTGCCGCTCATCACCGTCGACGAGCCCGCCATCTCGATGGTCATCGGCACCAACACCTCGCCGCTGGCCGGCCGGGTCAAGGGCTCGAAGGTCACCGCGCGCCTGGTCAAGGACCGCCTCGAGTCCGAGCTCGTCGGCAACGTGTCCATCCGCGTCCTGCCCACCGAGCGCCCCGACGCCTGGGAGGTCCAGGGCCGCGGTGAGCTGGCGCTGGCGATCCTCGTCGAGCAGATGCGCCGCGAGGGCTACGAGCTGACCGTCGGCAAGCCGCAGGTCGTCCTGCGCAAGGACGAGAACGGCAAGACGCTCGAGCCCTTCGAGAACCTGACGATCGACTCCCCCGAGGAGTACCTGGGGCCGATCACCCAGCTCCTCGCCGCCCGCAAGGGCCGCATGGAGACGATGACGAACCACGGCACCGGCTGGGTGCGCATGGAGTTCTACGTCCCCTCCCGCGGGCTCATCGGCTTCCGCACCGAGTTCCTCACCGACACCCGCGGCACCGGCATCGCGCACGCGCTGTTCGCGCAGTACGACCACTGGGCCGGCGAGATCCGCACCCGCCAGTCCGGCTCGCTCGTCGCCGACCGCGCCGGTGTCGCCACTGCGTTCGCGATGACGAACCTGCAGGAGCGCGGCCAGATGTTCATCGAGCCCACCTCCGAGGTGTACGAGGGCATGATCGTCGGGGAGAACTCCCGCGCCGACGACATGGACGTCAACATCACCAAGGAGAAGAAGCTCACCAACATGCGCTCGTCGACGTCCGACGAGTTCGAGCGCCTCATCCCGCCGCGCCACCTGTCCCTCGAGCAGTGCCTGGAGTTCTGCCGCGAGGACGAGTGCGTCGAGGTGACGCCGGAGGCCGTGCGCATCCGCAAGGTCGAGCTGGACCAGACCCAGCGCGCTCGCGCCACGTCCAAGGCCAAGCGCAGCTGACGCCCTGACGCCTCCGCAGAGCCCCGCGAGCCCCGTGCTCGCGGGGCTCTGCGCGTTCGGGGCTGCGGCGCGGCGGGTGTGATCGCGGGCGGGGGGCTACCGGGCCAGGATGGGGACATGACGACGACACCTCCCGAACGGCCCGACGACGCCGGGGCGGCGGTGGCGGGGCGCGACCCGCTGGAGATCGCGGCGGACGTCGTCGAGGACGCGCTGGGGGAGCTCGACCCCGAGGCGCTCGCGGCGATGGACGCCCTGGACCAGCCCCGGCGCATCCTCCTCGTCCACGCGCACCCGGACGACGAGACGATCGGCACCGGCGCGACGATGGCGCGCTACGCCGAGGCGGGAGCGAGCGTCACGCTGCTCACGGCCACCCGCGGGGAGCTGGGGGAGGTCATCCCGGCCGAGCTCGCCCACCTGGACCCCGACGCCCTGGGGGAGCACCGCACGCACGAGCTGGCGACGGCGATGGAGGCCCTCGGGGTCACCGACCACCGCTTCCTGACGCGTCCCGACGGCTCGGGGTACCGGGACTCGGGCATGGTCTGGCTCGCGCCGGGGCAGGCCGCGTCGACGACGGTGGACGGCGGGGAGGTCGACCCGCGGGCGCTCACGGCGGCCGACCCCGACGAGGTCGCCGCGCAGGTCGCGGCCGTCGTGCGCGAGGTGCGTCCGCAGGTCGTCGTCACCTACGAACCGGGCGGCGGGTACGGCCACCCCGACCACGTCCGGGTGCACGAGGCCACCGTGCGCGCCCTGGTGCTGGCGGCGGGTGACCAGCACGACGGGACGGTGCCGTGGCAGGTCGCGAAGGTCTACGAGATCGTCCAGCCCGAGTCGGCCGTCCGGGTGGCGTTGCGCGCCCTCGCCGGGACCGGGGCCGCGGGCGCCGGGGACCCCGACGGGACGCTGCCGAGCGTCGTCGTGCCCGACGGGGAGGTCACGACGGTGGTCGACGGCACGGGACAGCTGCCCGCCAAGCTCGCCGCGCTGCGCGCCCACGCCACCCAGGTCGAGCTCGACCTCGACGCCGACGTGCCCGTCATGCGCCTGTCCAACGGTGTGCCGCAACCGGTCTGGCCGACCGAGCACTTCCGCCTGCGGCACGGCGTGGCCTCGGGGCCGTTCGACGCCGACGGTCGGGAGACGGACCTGTTCGCCGGCGTCGCCCCCGCGGAGTGACGCGGCGCTAGCACACCGCGGCGTCGTGCGCCGGGTGATCGGTTCGACACGTTCCGTTGCTCCGGGCGGGTGAACGCGATCGTCCGAACGCGTCACGGTGGGTGGCCGTGCGTGAGGGGCCGGGGTTGGCTGGACCCACGTCCGGAACCCGCCGGGCGTGATCCGAGGAGGAGCGGCCCGTGGCCCACGTCCTGCGCGCCCCCGACGCCCGGCGCACGTCCGAGCAGCCCGCCCGTCACGGCGCACCCCGCGCCGGCCGCGACAGCGCCGACGTCGGCCGGCTGCGCGAGCGCAACCGCCGCCGCCGCACCCGGACGCTGCTGCTCGTCGTGCTCGCCGCGCTGCTCGTCCTCGACGTCCGCCTGGCCACCGGCGGGTCCCTCGTCCCGGACCTGCCGGCCGTCGACCCCCTGTACCTCATGATCGGCGTCTTCTTCGCCTTCATGATCGCGCTGATGCTCGGCCAGACCCTCGTCTCCGGGCGCTCGCCGCACGTCGTGTACCGGCCCGAGCAGATCGACGTCTCCCTCGACGACGTCAAGGGCCTGGACCCCGTCAAGGAGGACGTCGAGCGCAGCCTCGACCTGTTCCTCGGCTCGCGCACCTTCCGCAGCCGCATGGGCGGCCGTCCGCGCCGCGGCCTCCTCTTCGAGGGCTCGCCGGGCACGGGCAAGACGCACATGGCCAAGGCCATGGCGCGCGAGGCGGGCGTCCCGTTCCTCTTCGTCTCCGCGACCAGCTTCCAGTCCATGTGGTACGGCGCGACGGCCCGCAAGGTGCGCTCCTACTTCAAGGCCCTGCGCAAGGCCGCCCGCCGCGAGGGCGGCGCCATCGGGTTCATCGAGGAGATCGACGCGATCGCCGGTGCCCGCGGCGGCATGAGCTCGATGACCGCCGCCACGACCGCGAGCGTCATGGGCTGCGGTGGCCTCACCAACCTGCCCATGTCCCTGCCGGGTACCGCTCCCGCGACGGGACACGCTGCGCTGCAGACCGAACGGCTCGCCTCCAGCGAGGGTGCCAGCGGCGTCGTCAACGAGCTGCTCGTGCAGATGCAGTCCTTCGACGAGCCCACGACGTCCGAGCGCCTGCACGGCTGGTTCGTCGACACGGTGAACCGGTTCCTGCCCGCCGACCGCCGGCTCCAGCGTCCCGTCGGCGAACCCGTCGAGGTCCTGATCATCGCCGCGACCAACCGCGCCGACGCCCTCGACCCGGCGCTGCTGCGCCCCGGCCGCTTCGACCGCCGCATGACCTTCGGTCTGCCGGACAAGGCCGGTCGCCGGCAGCTCGTCGACCACTTCCTGGCCCGCAAGGCCCACGAGGCGCCCCTCGACGAGGCCGAGCGCCGCGACGCCCTGGCCGGCATCACCAACGGCTACTCGCCGGTGATGATCGAGAACCTGCTCGACGAGGCCCTCGTCAACGCGGTCCGCCGCGGCGGCGACGGCATGAGCTGGGCCGACGTCGAGCACGCCCGGCTCGTCACCGAGGTCGGCCTCGGCCAGCCGGTCGCCTACACCGACCACGAGGCGCGCCTCATCGCGACCCACGAGGCCGGGCACGCCGCCGTCGCGTGGCTCGTCGCGCCGCAGCGGCGCCTGGAGATCCTCACGATCGTCAAGCGCGCCAGCGCCCTCGGGCTGCTCGCCCACGGTGACGCCGAGGACGTCTACACCCGCTCGCGCACCGAGCTGGCCGGCATGATCAAGATCGCCTTCGGGGGGCAGGTGGCCGAGGAGCTGTTCTTCGGCGACGTCTCCACCGGTCCGGCCGGCGACCTGCAGTCGGCGACGTCGGTCGCCGCCCAGATGGTCGGCTCCGCGGGCATGGCGGGCACGCTCGTGTCCTTCGCCGCCGTCCAGCAGGGCGCCTTCGCCGACGGCAACCTCGTCTCCCGCGTCCTGGGCGACTCCGAGGGCCGCCGCCTGGTGGAGAACCTGCTGCGCGAGCAGAAGGAGGCCGTCCGCGAGCTGCTCGGTCGCCACCGCCACCTCGTCGAGGCGCTGCGCGACGCGCTGCTGGAGCGCCACGAGCTCATCGGCCACGAGATCACCGACGTGCTCCAGGCCGCGCAGGCCGAGCACGCGTCGGCTGCCCCGCAGCGGGTCATCGACCTGCGCGACCCCGCCGACCGGCGGATCTGAAGGCTCGTCGCGACCGGGACCCGGAGGGGAGTCCCGGTCGCGACGCAGGACCTCGCGACGGCACCGGAGCCGGGGGGCTGAGCTCCGGGGGGCGGTCGTCGCGAGTGGGGCACGGGAGCGGGGCACCCCGGGGGGCTGGGGTGCACCGCTCCCGTTCGGCCGTGCGCTTGAACCGGACCGGCAGGGTCTGGTTTCCTGCTCCCAGGTCATGAGCGCCAGCGCGAAGCCCCGGCTCGCTGGCCGGCAACCCTCCTCGTCGTGGGGTGCCCCGGGTGACGACCTGACCCTGGTGCTCCGGCACGGGTAAGGACGAACGGTCCCCGCGCCGCCGGCCCCCCGCCCGGGCCCTCCGCGACCGAGGAGACCCCGTTGACCAGCGACACGCTGACCGCCACCACCCAGTCCGCCGCCGAGCGCTTCGCCCCGCTCTTCGCCCGGTTCGCCGAGGGCGTCGTCGCCCGCGAGCAGGACCACGAGCTGCCGCGCGCGCAGGTGCGCGACCTCCTCGAGGCCGGGTTCGGCCGGCTGCGGGTGCCCGTCGCCGAGGGCGGGGAGGGGCTGGACCTCGTCGAGTTCGCCGACCTCCTCGTCGACCTGGCGGCCGCGGACTCCGCTCTGCCGCAGGTGTTCCGCGGGCACATCGCCTGGGTCGAGCAGGTGCTGAGCCTGCCGGCGGGGGAGTACCGGTCGCGCTGGGTCGAGCGCGTCGTCGCCGGTGAGCTCGTCGGCAACGCGTGGAGCGAGGTCGGGGACGGCGTCACGGGCCGGCAGCAGACGGTCGTGACCACCCGCGACGGGCGCACCAGCGTCAGCGGCCGCAAGTACTACACGACCGGCACGATCTTCGCGGACTGGACCGACGCCACCGCCCGCCGCGAGCTCCCGGACGGCTCCTTCGAGACCGTGACCGTCCTCGTGCCGGTCCACGCCGAGGGCGCGAGCGTCTCCGACGACTGGGACGGGTTCGGGCAGCAGCTCACCGGCACCGGCACCCTCGTCCTGGACGACGTCGAGGTGGACGCCGCCGACGTCGCCCCGTTCACCGACCGGTTCCGCTACCAGACGGCGCTCTACCAGCTCGTCCTGCTCGCGGTGCACGCCGGCATCGCCGCCGCCGTCGAGCGCGACACCGGCGCACAGGTGCGCGGCCGCACCCGCAGCTACACCCACGGCCTCGCCCCGCTCGTCCGGAACGACGCCCAGGTGCTGTCGGTCGTGGGGGAGATCTCCGCGACCGCCTTCACGGCCCGCGCCCTCGTCCGCGCTGCGGCGCAGGCCGTCCAGGGGGCCGCCGACACCGCGCACCTGCCCGGCACGGACGCCGACCGCGAGGCCAACGTGCTGGCCGAGATCCGCACGGCGCAGGCCCAGGTCGTCCTGTCCGAGACCGTCCCGCGCGCCGCGACGCTGCTCTTCAACACGCTCGGCGCGTCCGGCACGTCCCGCGCCAAGGACCTCGACCGGCACTGGCGCAACGCACGCACGGTCGCCTCGCACAACCCGGTGGTCTACAAGCAGCGCATCGTGGGGGACTGGTCGGTCAACGGCACCGAGCCGCCCTTCGTCTGGGACATCGGCACCCACGCGTCCGTGGACGCCGCGGCGGTGCGGTCGCAGGAGACGGGTCGGTAGTCCGGTGGCGAACGGGATGTCTGCACGCCGGGCCCCGAAAAGCGTCTTCTGAGCGCTTTCCCGGTCCGACGTGCAGACATCCCGTTCGCTCGTCAGCGCTGCGGCGCGACCCGGTAGTGGTAGGCGTGGTGGACGGTGAACCCGACGCCCGCGTACAGCGCCCGCGCGGCCGCGTTGTCGCCCTGCACCTGCAGGTAGGTCGACGCGGCGCCGCGCGAGCGGGCCCAGTCCGCGACCTCGGCCAGCACCCGCCGGCCGAGGCCGCGGCGCCGGTGCGAGGGGAGCGTCTCCACGGCCGTCACCCCGGCCCAGCCGGGGGACAGGGACCCGCGGGCGATCGCCACCGTCGTCCCGCCGTCCGTCCCGGTGTCGACGATCCGCACGAACACCTGCTCGTCGGCCGAGACGAGGATGCGGCGTCCGGCCGGCGGCACCGTCGGCAGCCCCTGGTAGTGGTACCGCTCGAGCCAGGCGTCGTCCGGCTCGGCGGACGTCTCGACGCGCAGGCCCGCGGGCAGCGGGACCTCCGCGGCACCGGGCAGGTCGTCGGTCGCGGCGGTCAGCACGACCGTCGGCGTCCGGACGGTCCAGCCGGTCGCGGCCAGCAGGTCGACGAGCGCGGTGCCCTCGCCCAGCCCGCCGTCGGGGTGGGCGACGGCCACGAGCGGCTGCAGCCCGCGGGCGGTGTGGAAGTCCACGACGGCGGCGACCGCCTCGCGCAGCGGCAGGCCCGGGTCCCCGAGCGCCAGGGCCGAGTTGGCCCGGCCCGTGAACCCCTCGCTCGCCCGCAGGCGCCAGCCGCCGAGGTCGACGCGCTCCAGCGGGCGCCAGTGCTCGGCCATGACGCGTTCGAGGTCCTCGGTCCCGACCGCGGTGTGCGGCGGGCCCTTGCGCGCCGGCGGCGGGGGTACGGGCTTGGCGGCCAGCACGTCCGCGCGGGCCACGACGACCTCCCCGCGCCGGGTGGCGATGCGCAGGGTCTCCCCGTCGTCGGCGAGCAGGTCCCCGAGGGCGTCGGTGGCCGAGCCGTCGGGCAGCCGGTGGCGCACGACGACGCGCCCGCCGACGGTCAGCGGGCGGACGAGCGCATCGGGCGTGGGGTCGGTCACTGCTCTCCCGGGGTGGTGCGTGTGCGGTGTGCCGCAGGCGTCGGCGATACTACGGAGGGCGTCCCGGCCGCCCGCCCGCCGGAGGAGGAGGACATCCCGTGACCTACGTCATCGCGCAACCCTGCGTCGACGTCAAGGACAAGGCCTGCATCGAAGAGTGCCCCGTGGACTGCATCTACGAGGGCAAGCGGTCGCTCTACATCCACCCGGACGAGTGCGTCGACTGCGGTGCCTGCGAGCCGGTCTGCCCCGTCGAGGCCATCTACTACGAGGACGACGTCCCCGAGCAGTGGTCGGCCTTCACGGCGGCCAACGTCGAGTTCTTCGACACCGTCGGCTCGCCCGGCGGCGCCGCCAAGATGGGCGTCATCGACACCGACCACGCGGTCGTCACCGCGCTGCCCCCGCAGGCCGAGGGCCACTGACGTGAGTGCGCCGACCCGCCACGAGCCGGTGACCGGGGCCCGCGGCCGGGTCGGCGCCTCGCTCCCCGACTTCCCCTGGGACTCCCTCGCGGGCGCCAAGGCCCGCGCCCGGTCCCACCCCGACGGGATCGTCGACCTGTCGGTCGGCACCCCCGTCGACCCGACCCCCGCCGTCGTCGCCGACGCCCTGCGCTCGGCCGCCGACGCCCCCGGCTACCCCCAGACGCACGGCACCGCGCCCCTGCGCGAGGCCGTCGCGGCCTGGTTCGCCCGCCGCCGCGGCGTCCCCGGCCTCGACCCGGACGGCGTCCTGCCCACGGTCGGCTCCAAGGAGCTGGTGGCCTGGCTGCCGTTCCTGCTCGGCGTGGGCGCGGGCGACACCGTCGCCCACCCCGCGGTGGCCTACCCGACGTACGACGTGGGGGCCCGGCTGGCCCGCGCGACGCCGCTGGGGGCGGACACCGTGGAGGAGCTGCAGACCGCCTGGGACGGCGGTGCGCGCATCCGGCTGCTGTGGCTGAACTCCCCGTCGAACCCGACCGGCGCGGTCCGGACGGTCGCCGAGCTCGCGGCCCTGGTGGCCTGGGCGCGCGAGCACGACGTCGTCGTCGCCTCCGACGAGTGCTACGCCGAGCTGGGCTGGTCCCCGGCCCACGACACGACGGCCGGGGGGCTCGTCGCCTCTGTCCTGGACCCGCGCGTGTGTGGGAACGATCACACCGGACTGCTCGTCGCGTACTCGACGTCCAAGCAGTCGAACCTCGCCGGGTACCGGGCCGCGTTCCTCGCCGGCGACCCGGCCCTGGTCGCCGAGCTCCTGGAGGTGCGCAAGCACGCCGGGATGATCGTCCCGTGGCCCGTGCAGGTGGCCCTGCAGGCCGCCCTGAGCGACGACGAGCACGTCGCCGCGCAGCGCGAGGTCTACCGCGCGCGGCGCGAGGTGCTGCGGAAGGCGTTGCAGGGCGCCGGTTTCCGCATCGACGCGAGCGAGGCCGGGCTCTACCTGTGGAGCACCCGGGACGAGCCGGCGCGCACGACCGTCGACCTGCTGGCCGACCGCGGGATCCTCGTCGCCCCCGGCGACTTCTACGGCCCGCCCGGGGCGCGGCACGTCCGCGTGGCCCTCACGGCGACCGACGAACGGGTGGCCCGCGTGGGGGACCGGCTGGCCGACCTGGCGTGACCGTCCGCCCGTCTTCCACCGGTGGCGGACCTGTGTCGCGGGTGGACGATCGGGGCGGGTACGGTCGCGACATGGCTGACTCCGTGACGCTGAAGCACGCCGGTGGGGAACTGGACCTCCCCGTGTCCCCTGCCACCGAGGGCGCCGCCGGCTTCGGCATCGGCAGCCTGCTGAAGGAGACCGGGCTGGTCACCCTCGACGCGGGCTTCACGAACACCGCCTCGTGCGCCAGCTCGATCACCTACATCGACGGCGACGAGGGGATCCTGCGCTACCGCGGGTACCCCATCGAGCAGCTGGCCGAGGGGTCGACGTTCGTCGAGACGAGCTTCCTGCTCATCCACGGCCACCTGCCGTCGGAGTCCGAGCTGGCCGACTTCACGGCGCGCATCCAGCGCCACACGCTGCTGCACGAGGACCTGAAGCGGTTCTTCGACGGTTTCCCCCGCGACGCGCACCCGATGCCCGTCCTGTCCAGCGCCGTCAGCGCGCTGTCGACGTTCTACCCGAACTCCCTCAACCCGTTCGACGCCGAGCAGGTCGAGCTGTCCACCGTCCGGCTGCTGGCCAAGCTGCCGACGATCGCTGCGTACGCGCACCGCAAGTCGCTGGGCCAGCCGCTGCTCTACCCGGACAACCGGCTCGGCCTGGTGGAGAACTTCACCCGGCTCGCGTTCGGGAACCCG from Kineococcus endophyticus encodes the following:
- a CDS encoding GNAT family N-acetyltransferase, whose product is MTDPTPDALVRPLTVGGRVVVRHRLPDGSATDALGDLLADDGETLRIATRRGEVVVARADVLAAKPVPPPPARKGPPHTAVGTEDLERVMAEHWRPLERVDLGGWRLRASEGFTGRANSALALGDPGLPLREAVAAVVDFHTARGLQPLVAVAHPDGGLGEGTALVDLLAATGWTVRTPTVVLTAATDDLPGAAEVPLPAGLRVETSAEPDDAWLERYHYQGLPTVPPAGRRILVSADEQVFVRIVDTGTDGGTTVAIARGSLSPGWAGVTAVETLPSHRRRGLGRRVLAEVADWARSRGAASTYLQVQGDNAAARALYAGVGFTVHHAYHYRVAPQR
- a CDS encoding AAA family ATPase, with protein sequence MAHVLRAPDARRTSEQPARHGAPRAGRDSADVGRLRERNRRRRTRTLLLVVLAALLVLDVRLATGGSLVPDLPAVDPLYLMIGVFFAFMIALMLGQTLVSGRSPHVVYRPEQIDVSLDDVKGLDPVKEDVERSLDLFLGSRTFRSRMGGRPRRGLLFEGSPGTGKTHMAKAMAREAGVPFLFVSATSFQSMWYGATARKVRSYFKALRKAARREGGAIGFIEEIDAIAGARGGMSSMTAATTASVMGCGGLTNLPMSLPGTAPATGHAALQTERLASSEGASGVVNELLVQMQSFDEPTTSERLHGWFVDTVNRFLPADRRLQRPVGEPVEVLIIAATNRADALDPALLRPGRFDRRMTFGLPDKAGRRQLVDHFLARKAHEAPLDEAERRDALAGITNGYSPVMIENLLDEALVNAVRRGGDGMSWADVEHARLVTEVGLGQPVAYTDHEARLIATHEAGHAAVAWLVAPQRRLEILTIVKRASALGLLAHGDAEDVYTRSRTELAGMIKIAFGGQVAEELFFGDVSTGPAGDLQSATSVAAQMVGSAGMAGTLVSFAAVQQGAFADGNLVSRVLGDSEGRRLVENLLREQKEAVRELLGRHRHLVEALRDALLERHELIGHEITDVLQAAQAEHASAAPQRVIDLRDPADRRI
- the dapC gene encoding succinyldiaminopimelate transaminase codes for the protein MSAPTRHEPVTGARGRVGASLPDFPWDSLAGAKARARSHPDGIVDLSVGTPVDPTPAVVADALRSAADAPGYPQTHGTAPLREAVAAWFARRRGVPGLDPDGVLPTVGSKELVAWLPFLLGVGAGDTVAHPAVAYPTYDVGARLARATPLGADTVEELQTAWDGGARIRLLWLNSPSNPTGAVRTVAELAALVAWAREHDVVVASDECYAELGWSPAHDTTAGGLVASVLDPRVCGNDHTGLLVAYSTSKQSNLAGYRAAFLAGDPALVAELLEVRKHAGMIVPWPVQVALQAALSDDEHVAAQREVYRARREVLRKALQGAGFRIDASEAGLYLWSTRDEPARTTVDLLADRGILVAPGDFYGPPGARHVRVALTATDERVARVGDRLADLA
- the fdxA gene encoding ferredoxin, which translates into the protein MTYVIAQPCVDVKDKACIEECPVDCIYEGKRSLYIHPDECVDCGACEPVCPVEAIYYEDDVPEQWSAFTAANVEFFDTVGSPGGAAKMGVIDTDHAVVTALPPQAEGH
- the typA gene encoding translational GTPase TypA, with amino-acid sequence MPLSTREDLRNVAIVAHVDHGKTTLVDAMLWQSGAFRAGSDVADRVMDSGDLEREKGITILAKNTSVRYAGPGAPEGGMTINIIDTPGHADFGGEVERGLSMVDGVVLLVDASEGPLPQTRFVLRKALAAGMPVVILVNKVDRPDARIAAVVEETYDLLLDLAADVEGIDADKLLEVPVVYASAKNGRASLTQPEDGGLPDSEDLVPLFQTILDTIPAPTYDPETPLQAHVTNLDASPFLGRLALLRVFSGELVKGQTVAWCKHDGSMERVRITELLVTEAVSRVPGEKAGPGDIVAVAGIEGITIGETLADPEDPRPLPLITVDEPAISMVIGTNTSPLAGRVKGSKVTARLVKDRLESELVGNVSIRVLPTERPDAWEVQGRGELALAILVEQMRREGYELTVGKPQVVLRKDENGKTLEPFENLTIDSPEEYLGPITQLLAARKGRMETMTNHGTGWVRMEFYVPSRGLIGFRTEFLTDTRGTGIAHALFAQYDHWAGEIRTRQSGSLVADRAGVATAFAMTNLQERGQMFIEPTSEVYEGMIVGENSRADDMDVNITKEKKLTNMRSSTSDEFERLIPPRHLSLEQCLEFCREDECVEVTPEAVRIRKVELDQTQRARATSKAKRS
- the mshB gene encoding N-acetyl-1-D-myo-inositol-2-amino-2-deoxy-alpha-D-glucopyranoside deacetylase, whose protein sequence is MTTTPPERPDDAGAAVAGRDPLEIAADVVEDALGELDPEALAAMDALDQPRRILLVHAHPDDETIGTGATMARYAEAGASVTLLTATRGELGEVIPAELAHLDPDALGEHRTHELATAMEALGVTDHRFLTRPDGSGYRDSGMVWLAPGQAASTTVDGGEVDPRALTAADPDEVAAQVAAVVREVRPQVVVTYEPGGGYGHPDHVRVHEATVRALVLAAGDQHDGTVPWQVAKVYEIVQPESAVRVALRALAGTGAAGAGDPDGTLPSVVVPDGEVTTVVDGTGQLPAKLAALRAHATQVELDLDADVPVMRLSNGVPQPVWPTEHFRLRHGVASGPFDADGRETDLFAGVAPAE
- a CDS encoding acyl-CoA dehydrogenase family protein, with product MTSDTLTATTQSAAERFAPLFARFAEGVVAREQDHELPRAQVRDLLEAGFGRLRVPVAEGGEGLDLVEFADLLVDLAAADSALPQVFRGHIAWVEQVLSLPAGEYRSRWVERVVAGELVGNAWSEVGDGVTGRQQTVVTTRDGRTSVSGRKYYTTGTIFADWTDATARRELPDGSFETVTVLVPVHAEGASVSDDWDGFGQQLTGTGTLVLDDVEVDAADVAPFTDRFRYQTALYQLVLLAVHAGIAAAVERDTGAQVRGRTRSYTHGLAPLVRNDAQVLSVVGEISATAFTARALVRAAAQAVQGAADTAHLPGTDADREANVLAEIRTAQAQVVLSETVPRAATLLFNTLGASGTSRAKDLDRHWRNARTVASHNPVVYKQRIVGDWSVNGTEPPFVWDIGTHASVDAAAVRSQETGR